A genomic window from Leptolyngbya sp. BL0902 includes:
- a CDS encoding glycoside hydrolase family 57 protein yields MAIGYLALVLHAHLPYVRHPESDYVLEEEWLYEAIIETYVPLLTMFDGLKRDGVDFKLTMSMTPPLVSMLRDPLLQERFDAHLAQLEELAELEVERHAHNGHLRYLAETYAQEFNHVRNTWENYSGDLVTAFKQYQDSNNLEIITCGATHGYLPLMKMYPEAVWAQIQVAAEHYEENFGRAPNGIWLPECAYYEGLERLVADAGMRYFLTDGHGILYARPRPRFGSYAPIFTETGVAAFGRDHESSQQVWSSQVGYPGAPEYREFYRDLGWDAEYEYIKPYIMPNGQRKNVGIKYHKITGKGLGLSDKALYDPYWAKEKAAEHAANFMYNREQQISHLHGLMQRPPIIVSPYDAELFGHWWYEGPWFLDYLFRKSWFDQNTYEMTHLADYLKANPTQQVCRPSQSSWGFKGFHEYWLNETNAWIYPHLHKAAERMIDLAKREPEDELEWRALNQAARELLLAQSSDWAFIMRTGTMVPYAVRRTRTHLMRFQKLWDDILRGKIDSGWLEKMEAIDNIFPNINYRVYRPL; encoded by the coding sequence ATGGCTATCGGATATCTCGCCCTGGTTCTCCATGCCCACCTGCCCTACGTCCGACACCCTGAAAGTGACTATGTGCTAGAGGAAGAGTGGCTCTATGAGGCCATCATCGAGACCTATGTGCCGCTGCTCACCATGTTTGATGGGCTGAAGCGGGACGGGGTGGATTTTAAGCTCACCATGAGTATGACGCCGCCCCTGGTGTCGATGCTGCGGGATCCCCTCTTGCAAGAGCGCTTTGATGCCCATCTGGCCCAGCTCGAAGAACTGGCGGAACTGGAAGTCGAGCGCCATGCCCACAACGGCCACCTGCGCTATTTGGCGGAAACCTACGCCCAAGAGTTCAACCACGTTCGCAACACTTGGGAGAACTACAGCGGCGATCTCGTCACCGCCTTCAAGCAGTACCAAGATTCCAACAACCTAGAAATCATCACCTGCGGAGCCACCCACGGCTATCTGCCCCTGATGAAGATGTACCCCGAAGCGGTGTGGGCGCAAATTCAGGTGGCGGCGGAACACTACGAAGAAAACTTTGGCCGCGCCCCCAACGGCATTTGGCTACCGGAATGCGCCTACTATGAAGGCCTAGAGCGCCTGGTGGCCGATGCCGGAATGCGTTACTTCCTCACCGATGGCCACGGCATTCTCTACGCCCGCCCTCGCCCCCGCTTTGGCAGCTATGCGCCGATCTTCACCGAAACCGGGGTGGCGGCTTTCGGACGGGATCACGAATCCTCCCAGCAGGTGTGGTCGTCCCAGGTGGGCTACCCCGGCGCACCGGAGTACCGCGAGTTCTACCGCGACCTAGGCTGGGATGCCGAGTACGAATACATCAAGCCCTACATCATGCCCAACGGCCAGCGCAAAAATGTGGGCATCAAGTACCACAAAATTACGGGCAAGGGGCTGGGCCTTTCCGACAAAGCCTTATACGACCCCTACTGGGCCAAGGAAAAAGCTGCCGAACACGCCGCTAACTTCATGTACAACCGGGAGCAGCAGATTAGCCACCTCCACGGCCTGATGCAGCGCCCGCCGATTATCGTGTCGCCCTACGATGCCGAACTGTTTGGCCACTGGTGGTACGAAGGCCCCTGGTTCCTGGATTACCTGTTCCGCAAGAGCTGGTTCGACCAAAACACCTACGAAATGACCCACCTGGCCGACTACCTCAAGGCCAACCCCACCCAGCAGGTCTGTCGTCCGTCCCAATCGAGCTGGGGCTTCAAGGGTTTCCACGAATACTGGCTGAACGAAACCAACGCCTGGATCTATCCCCACCTGCACAAAGCTGCCGAGCGCATGATTGACCTGGCCAAGCGCGAACCCGAAGACGAACTAGAATGGCGTGCCCTCAACCAGGCGGCGCGGGAACTGCTGCTGGCGCAATCCTCCGACTGGGCCTTCATCATGCGGACGGGGACGATGGTGCCCTACGCCGTGCGCCGCACCCGCACCCACCTGATGCGCTTCCAAAAGCTGTGGGACGACATCCTGCGCGGCAAGATTGACTCCGGCTGGCTGGAGAAAATGGAAGCCATCGACAACATCTTCCCCAACATCAACTACCGGGTCTATCGGCCTCTGTAG
- a CDS encoding DMT family transporter, with the protein MISVVLLGLAALLGAGSSFSGAINSFIGREIGFIRATFLFLSLGSGLAWLLMLLFDEALSPAGLVTLFSKQPYLAIPGLVNGLLILVIIQATAAVGTTITTACLFSGQMSISLWLDHIGFAGLRTIPINPGRLVALVALLVGVVLLSGSRQRAESPTTDVLGLGATGSKRPNPLAMGGVLVVGGLLSGANSLNAALGQAAGVFTATLFFLGPGVVLLPLLSAAFVPPTGSGLLKSWQPLYLMPGILNVLYIAGSVFLVPILGVQTMTSTVFTAKVFTGLLIDRYGWFGVPQSPLTSLRLAAAFLLSLGVFLSSVFS; encoded by the coding sequence ATGATTTCTGTGGTGCTGTTGGGGCTGGCGGCTTTGTTGGGGGCAGGCAGTAGCTTTTCGGGAGCCATCAATAGTTTTATTGGGCGAGAGATTGGGTTTATCCGGGCCACGTTTCTCTTTCTGAGTTTGGGATCGGGGCTGGCTTGGCTGCTGATGTTGCTGTTTGATGAGGCGCTTTCCCCCGCCGGGCTGGTAACGCTCTTTTCCAAGCAGCCTTACCTGGCGATCCCAGGCTTGGTCAATGGTCTGCTGATTTTGGTGATTATTCAGGCAACTGCCGCCGTGGGGACAACCATCACCACCGCCTGTCTCTTTAGTGGCCAGATGTCGATCAGTCTGTGGCTCGACCATATCGGCTTTGCGGGGTTGCGCACCATTCCCATCAATCCAGGGCGGCTGGTGGCTCTGGTGGCTCTGCTGGTGGGGGTGGTGCTCCTCAGTGGCTCCCGTCAGCGGGCCGAATCCCCAACCACAGATGTCCTAGGACTGGGGGCTACCGGATCTAAACGGCCCAATCCCTTGGCGATGGGAGGCGTGCTGGTGGTGGGTGGTTTGCTGAGTGGTGCCAACTCGCTCAATGCGGCCCTAGGGCAGGCAGCGGGGGTGTTTACGGCCACGCTGTTTTTCCTGGGGCCAGGGGTAGTCCTGTTACCGCTGTTGTCGGCGGCGTTTGTGCCCCCCACGGGGTCGGGCCTGCTCAAATCCTGGCAGCCCCTGTACCTCATGCCGGGAATTCTGAACGTCCTCTATATTGCAGGATCCGTATTTTTGGTGCCCATTCTGGGCGTGCAGACGATGACAAGCACGGTGTTCACCGCCAAAGTGTTTACGGGGCTGCTGATCGACCGCTACGGCTGGTTTGGGGTGCCCCAGTCTCCCCTGACTAGCCTGCGATTGGCGGCGGCTTTTTTGCTCAGCTTAGGGGTATTTTTGTCCTCGGTCTTCTCGTGA
- a CDS encoding BCD family MFS transporter, translated as MSSPDVSLPSPQPTQATRPNLGLLTMLRLGVFNMGLGIMSLLTLGVLNRVMIEELRVPALIAAGTIAVHQFMAPARVWFGQMSDARPLLGYHRSGYIWLGILSVAVISFLALQVVWQIGSRTLESGWGPAVYPWVGLLGVLFAAYGLALSATSTPFTALLVDVSDEDSRSRLVSIGWAMLMVGIITGVIITSIVLKPIELNAPFEQVRSAVNRLFVIAPAVVCALSIFSTYGIERKYSRLRDRSSLQDREDGLTLGKALRILTASRQTGLFFSFLLVLSLSLFMQDAILEPYGGEVFGMTIAETTQLNAAFGMGTLLGIIFTGWLVVPRIGKQRTVKLGCSWAALCLVGLILSGLTASPQVLLSAVFLFGTASGVLTLGAIVLMLDLTVAETAGTFIGAWGLAQAIARGSATVLGGGLLDLGRLIFGGGQGTAAVGEPNALLAYGLVFGLQAVGMIVAIGLLSRVDILEFQSNAKAAITAALESDMD; from the coding sequence ATGTCTAGCCCCGACGTTTCCTTGCCCAGTCCCCAACCGACCCAAGCGACCCGGCCTAACCTAGGACTGCTGACAATGCTGCGCCTGGGGGTGTTCAACATGGGCTTGGGCATTATGTCCCTGCTCACCCTGGGGGTGCTGAACCGGGTGATGATTGAGGAACTGCGGGTTCCGGCCCTGATTGCGGCGGGCACCATTGCGGTACATCAGTTCATGGCTCCGGCGCGGGTGTGGTTTGGCCAAATGTCCGATGCTCGGCCCCTGCTGGGCTACCACCGCAGCGGCTATATTTGGCTGGGGATTCTCTCGGTGGCAGTGATTTCCTTTTTGGCCCTGCAAGTGGTGTGGCAAATTGGAAGCCGCACCCTAGAAAGCGGCTGGGGGCCAGCGGTATACCCCTGGGTGGGGCTGCTAGGAGTCCTCTTTGCCGCCTATGGCTTGGCCCTCAGTGCTACGTCAACCCCCTTCACCGCCCTACTGGTGGATGTGTCCGATGAGGACAGTCGCTCCCGCCTGGTGAGCATCGGCTGGGCCATGCTGATGGTGGGCATCATTACCGGGGTAATCATCACCTCCATCGTGCTCAAACCCATCGAGCTAAACGCCCCCTTCGAGCAGGTGCGGAGTGCGGTGAATCGGCTGTTTGTCATTGCTCCGGCGGTGGTTTGTGCCCTGTCTATCTTCAGCACCTACGGCATCGAGCGCAAATACTCGCGCCTGCGGGATCGGTCGTCCCTCCAGGATCGTGAAGACGGCCTCACCCTGGGCAAAGCCTTGCGGATTCTCACCGCTAGTCGCCAAACGGGGTTGTTTTTCAGCTTTTTGCTGGTGCTCAGCCTCAGCCTGTTTATGCAAGACGCCATCCTCGAACCCTACGGTGGCGAAGTCTTTGGTATGACCATCGCCGAAACCACCCAGCTCAATGCCGCCTTTGGCATGGGCACGCTGTTGGGGATTATCTTCACGGGCTGGCTGGTGGTGCCCCGCATCGGCAAGCAGCGCACGGTGAAGCTGGGCTGTAGCTGGGCAGCCCTGTGCCTGGTGGGCCTGATTTTGTCGGGGCTGACGGCCTCGCCCCAGGTGTTGCTGTCGGCGGTGTTTTTGTTTGGCACAGCGTCCGGCGTCCTCACCCTAGGGGCCATCGTGCTGATGCTGGATCTCACCGTGGCGGAAACGGCGGGTACCTTCATCGGCGCGTGGGGGTTGGCCCAGGCCATCGCCAGGGGCAGCGCCACGGTGCTGGGGGGCGGCTTGCTGGATCTGGGTCGGCTGATTTTCGGCGGCGGACAAGGGACGGCTGCGGTAGGCGAACCCAATGCCCTGCTGGCCTACGGCCTCGTGTTCGGCCTCCAGGCCGTGGGGATGATCGTGGCCATTGGGCTGCTGAGTCGGGTGGATATTCTGGAGTTTCAATCCAACGCCAAAGCCGCCATCACCGCTGCCTTGGAAAGTGATATGGATTAG
- a CDS encoding tetratricopeptide repeat protein yields the protein MQSKPMGRMRLTWLGLLLTGLGGCQTLPTTALQGSVWTEDTLTALAYPAFLVDTGTAERYRQQGLTYRSGGDLERSVATLKIAAALDPYNPNSHIILGWTQHLSGDRPNAIKTLNTALRQDPDQVQALNALGIVYLVEGQLDQATATHHRALELKPDNKIAHYNLSLAYQRLGQWEPAIHHAQKATELEPQNPHPWVALALALASRGDTAAAQATYRRTLQMDGRYRQPSHLRSLERAGFSPDQIQSVANLQEAVLP from the coding sequence ATGCAGTCAAAACCTATGGGACGGATGCGGTTGACTTGGCTGGGGCTGCTGCTCACGGGGCTGGGGGGCTGTCAAACATTACCCACCACCGCCCTGCAAGGATCGGTCTGGACGGAGGACACTCTCACCGCCCTAGCCTATCCCGCTTTTTTGGTGGATACGGGCACCGCCGAACGCTACCGTCAGCAGGGGTTGACCTATCGATCTGGGGGCGATCTGGAGCGATCCGTAGCCACCCTTAAAATTGCCGCCGCCCTCGATCCCTACAACCCCAATAGCCACATCATCCTGGGCTGGACGCAGCACCTCTCCGGCGACCGTCCCAACGCCATCAAAACCCTGAACACCGCTTTACGGCAGGATCCTGACCAAGTGCAAGCCCTGAATGCCCTGGGGATTGTCTATTTAGTGGAAGGCCAGCTTGACCAAGCCACCGCCACCCATCACCGCGCCCTAGAGCTAAAGCCCGACAACAAAATTGCCCACTACAACCTCAGTTTGGCCTACCAGCGCCTCGGCCAGTGGGAACCCGCCATCCACCATGCCCAAAAAGCCACAGAACTGGAGCCCCAAAATCCTCACCCCTGGGTGGCCCTGGCCCTAGCCCTAGCTTCGAGGGGCGATACCGCTGCCGCCCAAGCCACCTATCGACGCACTCTTCAAATGGATGGCCGATATCGCCAACCATCCCACCTCAGATCCCTAGAGCGAGCTGGGTTTAGCCCCGATCAAATTCAGTCCGTGGCCAATTTGCAGGAGGCCGTTTTGCCCTAG
- the lexA gene encoding transcriptional repressor LexA produces the protein METLTSAQQELYDWLVNYIQENQHSPSIRQMMRAMNLKSPAPIQSRLEHLRRKGYIEWSEGKARTIRVREDVRGVPILGSIAAGLVSEAFTDTVERLNLNGLPIRHGDYALRVTGDSMIDAMIQDGDIAIMRPVTDPQAVRDGTIVAAIVDNGKTTLKTFYRHGNQVQLKPANPNYPVMEFPADGVGIQGRLIAVWRGIDPDFTI, from the coding sequence ATGGAAACGTTAACCTCCGCCCAACAAGAACTGTATGACTGGTTGGTCAACTACATTCAGGAAAATCAGCACTCTCCCTCCATTCGGCAAATGATGAGAGCGATGAACCTGAAGTCTCCAGCACCCATTCAAAGTCGCCTAGAACACCTTAGACGGAAGGGCTACATTGAGTGGAGTGAGGGCAAGGCACGAACCATTCGCGTGCGTGAAGATGTGCGAGGTGTTCCCATTTTGGGGAGTATTGCCGCGGGCTTGGTCAGCGAGGCATTTACCGATACCGTCGAGCGGTTGAATTTGAACGGACTTCCCATCCGCCACGGCGACTACGCCCTCAGGGTAACTGGGGACAGCATGATTGATGCCATGATCCAAGATGGTGACATTGCGATCATGCGGCCTGTCACCGATCCGCAGGCCGTGCGGGACGGCACCATTGTCGCCGCCATAGTTGACAATGGCAAAACAACGCTGAAGACGTTCTACCGCCATGGCAATCAAGTGCAGCTCAAGCCTGCCAACCCCAACTATCCCGTCATGGAGTTTCCCGCCGACGGCGTGGGCATTCAGGGGCGTCTGATTGCTGTGTGGCGCGGGATTGATCCAGACTTCACCATTTAA
- the accC gene encoding acetyl-CoA carboxylase biotin carboxylase subunit, translating to MRFSKILIANRGEIALRILRTCEEMGIATVAVHSTVDRHALHVQLADEAVCIGEAPSQKSYLNIPNIIAAALTRNASAIHPGYGFLAENARFAEICADHQIVFVGPSPEAIRKMGDKSTAKETMQRVGVPTVPGSDGLLMDETEAYRIAAEIGYPVIIKATAGGGGRGMRLVQTEADMSKAFMAAQGEAQAAFGNPGVYLEKFVERPRHIEFQILADSYGNVVHLGERDCSIQRRHQKLLEEAPSPILTADQRQKMGDAAVLAAKAINYVGAGTVEFLVDGHGNFYFMEMNTRIQVEHPVTEMITGIDLIAAQLRVAQGDKLPFTQEQIQFRGHAIECRINAEDPDHNFRPNPGRINGYLAPGGMGVRMDSHVYTDYEIPPYYDSLIGKLIVWGPDRPTAIRRMKRALRECAITGLPTTIPFHQKVLENPNFLSGDVYTNFVAQMMAGS from the coding sequence ATGCGCTTTTCTAAAATTTTGATTGCTAACCGGGGAGAAATCGCGCTCCGCATTCTCCGCACCTGTGAAGAAATGGGCATCGCCACGGTGGCCGTGCATTCCACGGTGGATCGCCACGCCCTGCACGTCCAACTGGCGGATGAGGCCGTGTGCATCGGCGAAGCGCCCAGCCAAAAGAGCTACCTGAACATTCCCAACATCATCGCCGCCGCCCTCACCCGCAACGCCAGCGCCATCCATCCCGGTTATGGCTTTTTGGCGGAAAATGCCCGCTTTGCGGAAATCTGCGCCGATCACCAAATCGTCTTTGTGGGGCCATCCCCAGAGGCCATCCGCAAGATGGGCGATAAGTCTACGGCCAAGGAAACCATGCAGCGGGTTGGTGTGCCCACCGTTCCCGGCAGCGATGGCCTGCTGATGGACGAAACCGAGGCCTACCGCATTGCTGCCGAAATTGGCTATCCCGTCATCATCAAAGCCACGGCGGGGGGCGGGGGGCGGGGGATGCGCCTGGTGCAAACCGAAGCCGACATGAGCAAAGCCTTCATGGCCGCCCAGGGCGAGGCCCAAGCCGCCTTTGGCAATCCGGGCGTGTACCTGGAAAAATTTGTGGAGCGGCCCCGCCACATCGAGTTTCAAATTTTGGCCGACAGCTACGGCAACGTCGTCCACCTGGGCGAGCGGGATTGCTCCATCCAGCGGCGGCACCAAAAGCTCCTCGAAGAAGCCCCCAGCCCCATCCTGACTGCGGATCAGCGGCAGAAAATGGGCGATGCCGCCGTTTTAGCCGCCAAAGCCATCAACTACGTGGGCGCGGGCACCGTAGAATTTCTGGTGGACGGCCACGGCAACTTCTACTTCATGGAGATGAACACCCGCATCCAGGTAGAGCACCCCGTCACCGAGATGATCACCGGAATCGACCTGATTGCCGCCCAACTGCGCGTGGCCCAGGGCGACAAACTGCCCTTCACCCAGGAACAAATCCAGTTCCGGGGCCACGCCATCGAATGCCGCATCAACGCCGAAGACCCCGACCACAACTTCCGCCCCAACCCAGGCCGCATCAACGGCTACCTGGCACCGGGCGGCATGGGGGTACGGATGGATTCCCACGTCTACACCGACTACGAAATCCCGCCCTACTACGATTCCCTGATCGGCAAGCTGATTGTGTGGGGGCCAGATCGTCCCACCGCCATCCGCCGGATGAAACGCGCCCTGCGGGAATGCGCCATCACTGGACTGCCGACGACGATTCCCTTCCACCAAAAGGTGTTAGAGAATCCCAATTTCCTCAGCGGCGATGTGTACACCAACTTTGTGGCGCAAATGATGGCAGGAAGTTGA
- the rpoD gene encoding RNA polymerase sigma factor RpoD yields the protein MTQANHLLETIEPDSDIELLIDDSDGDENYIAQDDEADSTAKGAKGKTARRRAPAKKRHYTEDSIRLYLQEIGRIRLLRAEEEIELARKIADLLKLERIFDELNDNLDEEEFQNLSQELTAEEWEQWAAAVMQEEGETFTVGAFRHRVHVGRRAKDKMVQSNLRLVVSIAKKYMNRGLSFQDLIQEGSLGLIRAAEKFDHEKGYKFSTYATWWIRQAITRAIADQSRTIRLPVHLYETISRIKKTTKLLSQELGRKPTEEEIATRMEMTIEKLRFIAKSAQLPISLETPIGKEEDSRLGDFIESDGETPEDQVSKSLLREDLESVLSTLSPRERDVLRLRYGLDDGRMKTLEEIGQIFNVTRERIRQIEAKALRKLRHPNRNSILKEYIR from the coding sequence ATGACCCAAGCAAATCATCTGCTCGAAACCATCGAACCCGATAGTGATATCGAGCTATTAATCGACGATAGCGATGGTGACGAGAACTATATTGCTCAAGATGACGAGGCCGATTCTACCGCTAAGGGGGCTAAAGGTAAAACCGCCCGCCGTCGGGCTCCAGCCAAAAAACGCCACTACACCGAAGATTCTATCCGCCTCTATCTCCAGGAAATTGGCAGAATTCGCCTGCTACGAGCCGAAGAAGAAATTGAGCTTGCTCGTAAGATTGCCGATCTGCTCAAGCTAGAGCGCATCTTCGATGAACTTAATGACAACTTGGACGAGGAAGAGTTCCAGAACCTCAGCCAAGAATTGACCGCCGAAGAGTGGGAACAGTGGGCCGCCGCTGTGATGCAAGAGGAAGGGGAAACCTTTACCGTTGGAGCTTTTCGTCACCGCGTTCATGTGGGGCGTCGGGCCAAGGACAAAATGGTTCAGTCCAATCTACGGCTTGTGGTGTCCATTGCCAAAAAGTATATGAACCGTGGGCTTTCCTTCCAGGATTTAATTCAGGAAGGTAGTCTAGGTCTGATTCGTGCCGCCGAAAAATTTGACCACGAAAAGGGCTACAAGTTCTCCACCTACGCCACCTGGTGGATTCGTCAGGCTATTACCCGAGCCATTGCTGATCAATCGCGCACCATTCGCCTTCCGGTGCACCTCTACGAAACCATTTCTCGCATCAAGAAAACCACCAAGCTGCTCTCCCAAGAACTGGGCCGTAAGCCCACTGAAGAAGAGATTGCCACCCGCATGGAAATGACCATTGAAAAGCTGCGGTTTATTGCCAAATCGGCCCAGCTTCCCATTTCCCTAGAAACGCCCATTGGTAAAGAGGAAGACTCTCGCCTGGGAGACTTCATTGAATCCGATGGTGAAACCCCCGAAGACCAAGTATCCAAAAGCTTGCTGCGGGAAGACCTCGAAAGCGTACTCAGCACCCTCAGCCCCCGTGAGCGGGATGTATTGCGCCTGCGCTACGGCCTTGACGATGGCCGCATGAAAACCCTAGAGGAAATTGGCCAGATCTTTAACGTTACCCGTGAGCGCATTCGCCAAATTGAAGCTAAAGCTCTCCGCAAGTTGCGTCATCCCAACCGCAACAGCATTTTGAAGGAGTACATCCGCTAG
- a CDS encoding amidase, producing the protein MGVLPLHTLTASELAPLLHAGEVSAQALAQACLDRIVQREPVVDAWEYLDPEYVRHQSRLCDQRRGEGHPLGPLHGIPVAVKDIFATTDMPTGWGTPIYAGQRLPYDAAVVERLRAAGAVILGKTVTTEYAHASAGKTRNPYHPGHTPGGSSSGSAAAVADRMVPLALGSQTAGSILRPAAYCGILGFKPSFGLISRHGTLPVSRDLDHVGVFGRSLEDITLLCRVLIGPDGRDPDSLGAPGLDLSWNAAPLPHFAFVPTPFWHEVEPQAQTALAQSLESWAAAGASVTEISLPNIFNDYLDTLDVLLACGMAAHHGADYDRHRDALSPTLRQTIERGRAYSGLAYATARQAVVNYSVALAPLFDRYDALITPVTTGIAPAGLDNTGSFKFCALWSICGVPALSLPLGRGEQGLPLGLQLVGQRGQDGRLLRVAEWAIAQLGDDWLPPLPDQLSAGDR; encoded by the coding sequence ATGGGTGTTTTGCCCCTCCATACCTTGACCGCCAGTGAATTAGCCCCCCTCCTGCACGCTGGGGAGGTGTCGGCCCAAGCCCTGGCCCAAGCCTGCCTAGATCGCATCGTCCAGCGCGAACCTGTTGTCGATGCCTGGGAGTATTTGGATCCAGAATACGTTCGTCACCAAAGTCGGCTTTGCGATCAGCGCCGTGGCGAGGGTCATCCCCTCGGCCCGCTGCACGGTATTCCCGTGGCGGTGAAAGATATTTTTGCCACGACGGATATGCCCACGGGCTGGGGCACCCCAATCTACGCTGGACAGCGCCTCCCCTACGATGCAGCGGTGGTCGAGCGGTTACGCGCCGCTGGGGCGGTCATTCTCGGCAAAACCGTTACCACCGAGTATGCCCACGCCAGCGCAGGCAAAACCCGCAACCCCTACCACCCCGGTCACACCCCAGGGGGCAGCTCCAGCGGGTCGGCGGCAGCCGTGGCTGATCGCATGGTGCCTCTGGCCCTGGGTAGCCAGACAGCAGGATCGATTTTGCGTCCAGCGGCCTACTGCGGCATTTTGGGGTTTAAGCCCAGCTTTGGGCTGATTTCTCGCCACGGCACCCTGCCCGTCAGTCGCGATCTAGACCATGTCGGCGTGTTCGGGCGATCCCTGGAGGATATCACGCTACTCTGCCGTGTTCTGATTGGCCCCGACGGACGCGACCCAGACAGCCTCGGCGCACCGGGTTTAGACTTGTCCTGGAATGCCGCCCCGCTGCCCCACTTCGCCTTTGTACCCACTCCGTTTTGGCACGAGGTGGAACCCCAGGCTCAGACCGCCCTCGCCCAAAGTCTAGAATCCTGGGCCGCAGCGGGGGCCAGTGTGACTGAAATCTCCCTGCCTAATATCTTCAACGATTACCTCGATACCCTGGACGTGCTGCTGGCCTGCGGCATGGCAGCTCACCACGGCGCAGACTACGACCGCCATCGCGATGCCCTGTCCCCCACCCTGCGCCAAACCATCGAGCGAGGCCGCGCCTACAGCGGGTTGGCCTATGCCACCGCCCGACAGGCCGTAGTCAACTACAGCGTTGCCCTTGCACCGCTGTTTGACCGCTATGATGCCCTGATTACGCCAGTGACCACGGGTATAGCTCCGGCAGGCTTAGACAATACTGGTTCCTTTAAGTTCTGCGCCCTCTGGTCAATCTGTGGCGTGCCCGCGCTCAGCCTGCCGCTGGGGCGAGGAGAACAGGGACTACCGCTGGGGCTTCAGCTCGTGGGCCAACGTGGCCAAGATGGACGGCTACTCCGGGTTGCTGAGTGGGCCATCGCCCAGCTAGGGGATGACTGGTTGCCACCCCTGCCCGATCAATTATCAGCGGGAGATCGCTAG
- a CDS encoding FIST N-terminal domain-containing protein: MTGASQTMQWANALSQRASLEAAVQEVVDTLKPHFDTPPDLALVFISSAFTSEFPRLLPLLQEQWPLPVVVGCSGGGVVGMASAEAAVEVESAPALSLTVARLPGVTVQPFHRSGDDLPDLDSPPATWTDFIGVDPATNPQFILLADPFSSGINDLLQGLDFAYPQAVKVGGLASVDGFNRQSGLFCNHTLHTEGVVGVALSGPIVLEAIVAQGCRPIGPAYQVGETERNIILSLNDPEHDHDERPPLEVLQGLIQTLSEADRKLAQNSLFVGIAQDEFKLTLSPGDFLIRTLLGVDPKTGAIAVGDRVRPGQRIQFHLRDARTSAEDLDHWLGNYRRQQPTAPAGALMFSCMGRGEGLYQSANFDSDLFQQYLGPVPLGGFFCGGEIGPVGNTTFLHGFTSVFGICRQP; this comes from the coding sequence ATGACAGGTGCTTCCCAGACCATGCAGTGGGCCAATGCCCTGTCCCAGCGGGCGTCCCTAGAGGCGGCAGTGCAGGAAGTGGTGGATACCCTCAAGCCCCACTTTGACACACCGCCAGATTTGGCCCTGGTGTTTATTTCCTCCGCCTTTACCAGCGAATTTCCGCGTCTGTTGCCCCTGCTGCAAGAACAGTGGCCCCTGCCTGTGGTGGTGGGCTGTAGCGGCGGCGGCGTGGTGGGGATGGCTAGTGCTGAAGCCGCTGTGGAGGTGGAATCGGCCCCGGCCCTGAGTTTGACGGTGGCCCGGTTGCCGGGGGTGACGGTGCAGCCCTTTCATCGGTCTGGGGATGATCTGCCTGATTTAGACAGCCCGCCCGCTACGTGGACAGACTTTATTGGCGTTGATCCGGCCACGAATCCGCAATTTATTCTGCTGGCGGATCCCTTCTCCTCTGGCATTAACGATCTGCTTCAGGGGCTCGATTTCGCCTATCCCCAGGCGGTGAAGGTGGGCGGGTTGGCCAGTGTGGATGGCTTCAACCGCCAGAGCGGCCTGTTCTGCAATCACACCCTTCATACCGAGGGGGTGGTGGGGGTGGCCCTGTCTGGCCCCATTGTGCTGGAGGCGATTGTGGCCCAGGGGTGTCGGCCCATTGGCCCTGCGTACCAAGTGGGAGAAACGGAGCGCAACATTATCCTCAGCCTCAACGATCCAGAGCACGACCACGATGAACGTCCGCCCCTGGAGGTACTGCAAGGGCTGATCCAAACCCTCAGCGAGGCGGATCGCAAACTGGCGCAGAATTCCCTATTTGTGGGCATTGCCCAGGACGAGTTTAAGCTCACCCTCAGCCCAGGGGATTTTCTCATTCGCACCCTGCTGGGCGTGGATCCGAAAACGGGGGCCATTGCCGTGGGAGATCGGGTGCGCCCCGGCCAGCGAATTCAGTTTCACCTGCGCGATGCCCGTACTTCCGCCGAAGACCTCGATCACTGGCTGGGCAACTACCGCCGCCAGCAACCCACCGCCCCCGCCGGAGCTCTGATGTTTTCCTGCATGGGCCGAGGGGAAGGGCTCTACCAATCCGCCAACTTTGACTCTGACCTGTTTCAGCAATACCTTGGCCCGGTGCCCCTAGGCGGCTTTTTCTGCGGTGGCGAAATTGGCCCCGTGGGCAACACCACCTTTTTGCATGGGTTCACCTCGGTCTTTGGTATTTGCCGCCAGCCCTAG
- a CDS encoding Calvin cycle protein CP12, with the protein MSDNLQTRIQSEIESARAACDTGNAQDCAAAWDAVEELQAEASHQREQGTDKTSLETYCDNNPDADECRVYDN; encoded by the coding sequence ATGAGCGATAATCTCCAAACCCGCATCCAAAGCGAAATTGAAAGCGCTCGGGCCGCCTGCGACACCGGAAATGCCCAAGACTGCGCCGCCGCCTGGGATGCCGTGGAAGAACTTCAGGCCGAAGCCTCCCACCAGCGCGAGCAAGGCACCGACAAAACCTCCCTCGAAACCTACTGCGACAACAACCCAGACGCCGACGAATGCCGCGTCTACGACAATTAG